The Polyangium aurulentum genomic interval CGACGAATGCGTTGGACGCGCCGTAGCTGCCGTCGCCAGGCGCGCCGAGCAACGAGCTCGCCGAGGAAAACAGCACGAAAAAATCGAGCGGGCGACCCAGCGTCATGCCATGGAGCAAGAATGCGCCCTCCAGCTTGGCAGCCGCGGCGGCTCGGAAGCGATCGCGGGTTTGTCGCAGCAGGATGCCGTCGTCGAGGGTGACAGCGCTGTGGACGACGCCGCGCAGCTCGGGCATTGTGGCATCAATCCTCGCGAACAGGTCCTCGAGCTGCTGCGGCTGGGTCACGTCCGCGCGCTCGATGACGACCTTCGCGCCGGCCTGCGCCATGCGGTCGAGCGCGGGTTGCGCCTCGGGGACAACCCCCCTGCGACTGACGAGGACGAGGTGCCGTGCCCCCTGAGCGACCATCCACGCAGCGATCTCGAGGCCGAGCCCGCTGAGGCCGCCGGTCACGAGATACGTGGCGTCAGCGCGCAGCGTCCCGGCGTTCGAGGGGGCGGCGTCCATGGGCTCGGCGACGTGGCGACGCAGCCGCGCGACATGGCGTACGCCGCTGCGCAAGGCGATCTGGTCCTCACCGTCATCCTCGAGGATCTGCTCGAGCAACGCTCGGGCTCCATGCATTGCCGGCGCATCGGGGTCGAGATCGATGCGACCGCAGCCGAGCTCCGGGTGCTCGTGTGTGATGGTCCTGCCGAGCGAGCAGAGCAGTGACTGGGCGATGGCTATCGGCCGAGGGACGTCTCCCACCGCGTGCGCCCCACGGGTGACCAGCCACAGCCGCGGCATGTCGCGGAAACCGGCATGAATCAATGCCTGCACGAGGTGCATTGCGCCAACGCACACGAGGTCCTCGGCGGCTTGAAGGCGCGCTTGCGTGAGCTGATCGGGCCCCGGCGCGTCGAGCGCCCAGAGGAAGACGACGCCGCGAAGAGGTGGGCCGCCGCCCGTGAGGATACCCTCGAGGAGCTGCCGGAAATCGACAGGCCGGGTGGGATCGAGCGGGTGGACCCCAGGCGCGAGCGCTCCGCTTGCCGAGCCCGGGGCTGCGAGGACGCAGCGTTCGCCCCTCGCGGTCAACAGCTCGCTCAAGGCCTGCCCCACCCCCTGTGTATCGGTGAAGATGAGCCATCGGCCCGGCTCCGCGGGCTTTTCGACGGCGGTGGACGCGAGGCCCTTGGGCGTCCACGCGACCGTATACAACCAGTCGTCGAGCGCGTCGCGCAGGCCGCCTCCGTCGAAATGCTTGAAGCGCACGCCGCGCACCTCGATGACCGGCTGTCCGTCGTCACCCACGAGAACGAGATCGCCCTCGAAGGTGTCGCGTTCGCCCGCGCTCCCCTCCCCCGCCGAGCGAAGTACGGCGTGGCTCCACACGCTCGCGCCGGCCGGCCGATGCACGCGAAAGCTCTCCATGCCGGTCGGCAGATAGGTCGCGTCACCGCCGGCGGCACTCTGGCGCAGGATGCCAAGGGCGCCGAGCGCCTGGAAGCAGCCGTCGAGGAGCGCGGGGTGGGCGTTGTAATCGGCGGACGTCAGGGCGACGGGCTCGGGGAGCCGGACGTGGGCGAGCGCCTCGCCGTCTCGCCGGTGGAGCGCGATCATTCCCCTGAATGTCGGGCCAAACTGCACGCCGCGCTCCTCGGCAGCGCGATGAATGGCCGCGCCCGGGATGGTGTCGGCGCAGCGAGCGCGGATGGCGTCCAGGTCGACAGCGGGAGAAGAGGCCGCAGGCCCAATCCGGACGGCGCCGAGAGCATGCAATGTCCAGCCGTGCGCCCGCCCGTTCCCGCCCGGCGATCGGCTGCTGATCCGGAACTGGGCCTCCTCCTGCGAAACGAGGGTCATGACGAGCTGAAGCTGCGCCGAGCCGTGCGCAGGCAAGGCGAGCATTTTTTTCAGCTCGACGCGCTCGAGCGCGAAGGCCGCGTTCCCGAGCAACTCCCGTGCGCCGGCCACGGCAAGCTCGAGGTACAGGACGGCCGGCACGACCACGCTGCCCTGAATGCAATGATCTGCGAGATAGGGGAACGCCTCCGCCCCGAGGTCCACCTTCCAGTAATGTGTTGCCTCCGGGAACGAGGCCTCCCAGCGCTCTCCGAGCAGCGGGTGCCCCGAAGCGGCGTCGCGCCGCGTGCGGCCCGGCGCCGCCGCCGCGCTCGCCACGGCTGCGCGCTGATCCAGCCAGAAGCGCTCTCGTTGCCAGGGATAAGCGGGTAGCCGGGTGCAACGTCCTGCGGGATGGAGACCGCGCCAGTCCACCGGAAGGCCCCGCGTGTAGAGCGCGGCGAGCGATTCGAGCATTGCGGCTCGCTCGTGATCGTCACGCCGCATCGAGGGCAGCACGGCCCCCTCTCGACCGAGGTGGCGGAGCCAATCTTCGATGGCGGGCGCGAGGATCGGGTGGGGGCTGATCTCGATGAAGGTGTCGAGGCCGTCGTCGAGCAGGCGCTGAACCGCGAGCGAAAAGAAGACCGTCTGCTTCAGGTTGCGTATCCAATACGAGGGGCCCAGCTCGTCGCCACCGACGGGGACGCCCGTGACCGTGGAATAGAAGGCCACCGGCGCGGTGCGGGGGGCGATGCTGCCAAGCTCCTCGACGAGCGCAGCGGCGAGCGCCTCCATCTGGGGGCTGTGCGAGGCGACGTCGGCGACGCCCCACCCGCAGAAGATACCCCGGCGCTCCAAATCATCGAGCAGCTCCTCGAGCGCATCTGGATCACCCGAGAGGACGGTGGAGCGGGGGCTATTGCTCACGGCAATGGCCAGGCGATCTTGACGGCCGGCGATCTCTGCCCGCGCCGCCTCGAGGGACAGCTCGACGACCGCCATCGCGCCCTGGCCGCTCGTTTTGCGCAGCAGCCGGCTACGCCGGCACGTGATCCGAACGGCGTCGTCGAGGCTGAGCGCGCCCGCCACGTGGGCGGCGGCGACCTCGCCCATGCTATGGCCAACGACGGCGTCGGGCTCGATTCCACGAGATCGCCAGAGCGCTGCCATCGCGACCTGGAGCGCGAAGAGCGTCGGCTGCAGGACGTCGATCTGCTCCAGCCAACCCCCCTCATCCCGGGTGAGCCGCTCGATCACGGACCACCCGACCTCGCGGCGAATCCGCTCGTCGCACGCCTCGATCGCAGCCCGGAACACGGGCTCTTCCTCGATGAGCGCGCGGCCCATGCCGACCCATTGGGAGCCGTGCGGCGAGAATACGAAGACGACACCCCGACGCCGCCC includes:
- a CDS encoding type I polyketide synthase encodes the protein MSEPTRSGPAALLRQAAVELKALQSRLDAAERAQKEPIAVIGVGCRFPGCVVDAASFWRLLRDGVDAIREVPPDRWDIDEYYHPDPRAPGKMNTRWGGFIEGVDRFDPYFFGISPRECAAMDPQQRLFLEVAWEALEDAGQAIDRLRGSTTGVFVGAFGSDYAILQQADPERIDVYGSSGSGCAIAGRLSYLLDLRGPSIAVDTACSSSLTAIHLACHSLRSGESSLAVVGGVNLILSPVSTISLTKIQALAPDGRCKTFDARADGMARGEGCGVVILKRLSDALAAGDPIRAIIRGTAVNQDGASTSFTSPNVLAQQAVIRKAVAAAGVDPAQVSYVEAHGTGTALGDPIEIDALKAVYGAPRSGGPCAIGALKTNMGHLEGAAGIAGFIKVVLSLEHEAIAPNLHFTRLNPHISLDGTPFWLPTELRPWPRGEGSRLGAVSAFGLNGTNAHVILEEAPQKTAVEEAGSRAAQSRVHLLPLSARSPAALEDLARAYVSMLEADPAAPLHDVCYTASLRRAHHEHRLAVVGNGPKAFRERLEAFVRGEPARGLVSGAIEPGRRRGVVFVFSPHGSQWVGMGRALIEEEPVFRAAIEACDERIRREVGWSVIERLTRDEGGWLEQIDVLQPTLFALQVAMAALWRSRGIEPDAVVGHSMGEVAAAHVAGALSLDDAVRITCRRSRLLRKTSGQGAMAVVELSLEAARAEIAGRQDRLAIAVSNSPRSTVLSGDPDALEELLDDLERRGIFCGWGVADVASHSPQMEALAAALVEELGSIAPRTAPVAFYSTVTGVPVGGDELGPSYWIRNLKQTVFFSLAVQRLLDDGLDTFIEISPHPILAPAIEDWLRHLGREGAVLPSMRRDDHERAAMLESLAALYTRGLPVDWRGLHPAGRCTRLPAYPWQRERFWLDQRAAVASAAAAPGRTRRDAASGHPLLGERWEASFPEATHYWKVDLGAEAFPYLADHCIQGSVVVPAVLYLELAVAGARELLGNAAFALERVELKKMLALPAHGSAQLQLVMTLVSQEEAQFRISSRSPGGNGRAHGWTLHALGAVRIGPAASSPAVDLDAIRARCADTIPGAAIHRAAEERGVQFGPTFRGMIALHRRDGEALAHVRLPEPVALTSADYNAHPALLDGCFQALGALGILRQSAAGGDATYLPTGMESFRVHRPAGASVWSHAVLRSAGEGSAGERDTFEGDLVLVGDDGQPVIEVRGVRFKHFDGGGLRDALDDWLYTVAWTPKGLASTAVEKPAEPGRWLIFTDTQGVGQALSELLTARGERCVLAAPGSASGALAPGVHPLDPTRPVDFRQLLEGILTGGGPPLRGVVFLWALDAPGPDQLTQARLQAAEDLVCVGAMHLVQALIHAGFRDMPRLWLVTRGAHAVGDVPRPIAIAQSLLCSLGRTITHEHPELGCGRIDLDPDAPAMHGARALLEQILEDDGEDQIALRSGVRHVARLRRHVAEPMDAAPSNAGTLRADATYLVTGGLSGLGLEIAAWMVAQGARHLVLVSRRGVVPEAQPALDRMAQAGAKVVIERADVTQPQQLEDLFARIDATMPELRGVVHSAVTLDDGILLRQTRDRFRAAAAAKLEGAFLLHGMTLGRPLDFFVLFSSASSLLGAPGDGSYGASNAFVDALAHHRRAMGLPALSINWGPWSDVGLGAAQTNRGERLGFRGVASMTPRQGATLFGRLLGQPAAQVGAMRLDLRQWRQYYPKAAGAPLFAELGAGEGASGQSAAAVAVRLAALREATPEERRERLESLVREQIVEVLRLDPSRITSETPLNTLGFDSLMAVELRNRLELLLGATLPVTLVWGYPTVAALVPHLATKIGVPLEPAAAPEREVITKDDSVLATLLGNVEQLSADAALRMLVGNDGRDK